In Parus major isolate Abel chromosome 8, Parus_major1.1, whole genome shotgun sequence, a single window of DNA contains:
- the RNF11 gene encoding RING finger protein 11 isoform X2, with amino-acid sequence MANLHLLFFCQEQVPVPVYHPTPSQTRLATQLTEEEQIRIAQRIGLIQHLPKGVYDPGRDGSEKKIRECVICMMDFVYGDPIRFLPCMHIYHLDCIDDWLMRSFTCPSCMEPVDAALLSSYETN; translated from the exons gaGCAGGTGCCTGTTCCTGTGTATCACCCCACACCGAGCCAGACTCGCCTGGCCACGCAGCTGACGGAAGAGGAGCAGATCCGGATAGCGCAGCGGATCGGCCTCATCCAGCACCTTCCCAAAGGAGTCTACGACCCCGGCAGAGACGGCTCCGAGAAGAAGATCCGAGA atGTGTCATTTGTATGATGGACTTTGTTTATGGGGACCCTATCCGATTTCTGCCGTGCATGCACATTTACCACCTGGACTGTATAGATGACTGGTTGATGAGATCCTTTACCTGTCCATCCTGCATGGAGCCAGTGGATGCAGCACTGCTTTCATCATATGAGACTAACTGA